Genomic segment of Octadecabacter arcticus 238:
AAGGCAACGGAAATGCCTTGGACGAAGACGTTGGGATCAAAGCTGGGGGCAGACCCGATGCCTTTTATGTCGCCGTTGGTCACCTCAATCACGATGGCCGCGGCGGATTCACCACTCAGCCGCGCTTGAATGTAGTTTTGCAACCGCGCATCAACGGTCAATTGCACATCCGCCCCCGGCGTGCCTTCGACGCGGTCCAGCTCGCGCATCACGCGACCCGCGGCGTTGACTTCGACCCGCTTGGTGCCCGCGGAGCCGCGCAAGTCGCGTTCTAGTCTGTTTTCCACCATCGTCTTGCCGATCTGGAAACGGGGAATTTGCAGCAATGGGTCGCGGTCATCAATTCGGCTCAGATCAAAATCGCTGACAGGGCCGACATAACCTACCACATGGGCCATGTCCAAGCCCTGTGGGTAGATGCGGCTGCGGCCCAGTTCGGCCACAACACCGGGCAGGGCAGGGGCGTTCACATTCACCCGCGCGACGTCCTGCCATGACACGCGTTCCGCAACGGTCACAGGGACAAACGGGCTGCGCGCGCCCAGTTCTTCGCGCGCCTTTTCCAGCCGTTCGGGATCAAGGGCGACAAGACGGTTCAACCGCGCCAGAATTTCATCAACATCGCCTGCGCCTTCGCGGGTCATGGTGATTGTATAATGCTGTGCGTTGTCAGCCAGAACGACGCCATTGATATCGTAGATCAACCCGCGAGCCGGTGGGATCAGCCCCATGTTGATGCGGTTTTCTTCGGCCAACATTCGAAATTCGTCGGCCTGATCAACTTGCAATGACGCCATGCGCGCGCCCAAGGCCGCAATGATACCAAGCTGCGCGGTCCCAAGCAAAAGTGCGCGTCGGGATAAGCGGCGCGCGCCGTCTTCGGTTTCTTTGGGGCCGCGTTTCATAGTCGGTGCTGCACTTTCATATTCGATGCCCGAGTGCATCCACTTCGCCTGGCGCTGGGCGGCTTACACCGAACAGGATGTAGGACACGAAAACAACGGCAGGGTACGTGATCAATGTAAGGCCCAACTGAAGTATTGTCAGCCCCAGCGGGCCTTGCGGGATCAAAACCATCGACAATGTGAACCGATAGACAATGGAAATAGCCAATATGCCGACGGCCACAGTCACCCATTCCAACCAGAACGGCAGGGTGCGCATCGATCGTGACCGCCCGCGCAAGATTTCGGTCAGAATCAAGACAAGTGCTGTCCACAGTCCGGGTGGACGTTGAAACAGCAGATCGGCCAGTAGAAACAGGATGGCAATCACCCAGACAGGTGCAAACGATGGCCGCCGCGTGACCCATGTCACAGCCAACAAGATCAGAAAGTTGGGTGCGATCCAGCGGACGGGATCAAAGAATTCTTCGACTTGAAAATCGGCGTTCGGTGTCGCGCCGCGCTGTTCTAGCGGCACAAGCGAACTGCTGCCCAAGCTTGGTGGAACAGTTTCTAGTGGGATGAGATGTGAGAATATGATGAACAGGCCAAGCAACAAGAACGTCAACCGACCGATCCACCTGCGGCGGTTAAGGGTGTTGTCAGCCATCACTGCCGTCCTCGGACACGCCGACTTCACCGTCTTGATCCGCAGCAATCGGTAAAACTGGGGCGGCAAGCGGCGCCAAAAGTGCGCCTGCCTCCTCGATCCGCGCGGTCGGCTGGCTGCGCAAGACGCGTAGGAATTCGATGCGTTCAAGATCGGCGGACAGGCGTGCGCGGGGCCGCCCATCTGTTCCCCGCGCCAGTTGCCCGACCAACAGATCAGCGGGGAAAACGCCGCCATCGCCCGACGTCACAATGCGATCCCCTGGTGTCACTTGATCGGGGTCTTCGATGAATTGCAGCAGTGGATTGATCGTGTTGTCACCTGACAGAATGGCCCGTTGGCCCGATGGCTGGATCGTGACGGGAATTTGGCTAGACGTATCTGTGACAAGGATCACACGGGACGTTTCATTGCCGACGCCAGAAATACGACCCACCAGCCCGATGCCATCCATGGCAGGCCAGCCATCCAAAATGCCGTCACGCGCGCCGACGTTCAGCAATACGGATTGGCGAAAGGGTGACCCTGAATCCGCCAACACAACACCTGTGATCCGCGTCAGTTGTGGGTCAAGCTGCACATTGATTAAATCGCGAAGTCGCGCATTTTCCTGATCAAGCTGAATGGCGGCTTCTCGCCAGCTTTTCATGTCTTGCAATTCTCGGCGTAGGTCGGAGTTTTGCTGTGCAAGCCGCTGATAAGACTGAAAATCGGACAGCAAGTTCATCACACCTGTGACGGGGGACATTGCCCAATCGAAATTCGGCACAACCGCATCAATGACCATCATGCGGAACCGTTCAACGCGCGGGTTGTCGATACGCCAAATCAAGAACGTGGCGAACATGAACAGCACCAACATCCCAACCAGAAGGCGCCGGACGGGACTTACGAAATCTTCGGTTTGCTGTCTGTCCCGTGCCACAGGGGTGGCCCCCCTAAGAATTTAAAGTGCTTTAGCTATCGTAGTCGATAACGTGGCGCAATTGGTGTTCGTATTCCAACGCCTTACCGGTGCCCATGGCCACGCAATTCAGGCTTTCATCGGCGACAGAAACGGCCAGCCCAGTTTGTTCACGCAGCGCAAGATCAAGTTCGCCAAGCAACGCACCGCCACCCGTCAGCATGACGCCGCGATCCACGATATCGGCGGCCAAATCTGGTGGCGTCGCCTCAAGCGCTGTCATAACCGCTTCGCAAATTTGCTGCACGGGTTCTGCGAGCGCCTCAGCGACTTGTGCTTGGCTAATTTCAGTTTCTTTCGGCACACCATTCAGCAAATCGCGCCCACGGATCATCATCGACTGACCACGGCCATCGTCGGGCATCCGCGCCGTGCCAATGGATGTTTTGATGCGTTCAGCAGTAGCTTCGCCGATCAACAGATTATGCTGGCGGCGCAGATAGGAAATGATCGCTTCGTCCATCCGGTCCCCACCGACGCGCACGGATCGTGCGTAAACGATGTCACCTAGCGACAGCACCGCGACTTCAGTGGTGCCACCGCCAATGTCCACAACCATGTTACCGGTCGGATCGGTGATTGGCATCCCCGCGCCAATAGCGGCTGCAATTGGTTCAGCGATCAAACCAGCGCGGCGTGCGCCAGCGGACAAGACCGACTGGCGAATGGCGCGTTTTTCAACGGGTGTCGCGCCGTGGGGCACGCAGACAATAATCTTCGGCTTAGAAAAAGTTGAGCGTTTGTGAACCTTGCGGATAAAATGCTTGATCATCTCTTCGGCGGTATCGAAGTCTGCAATCACGCCTTCGCGCATCGGGCGGATCGCTTGAATCGATCCGGGTGTTCTGCCCAACATTAGCTTTGCATCTTCGCCGACGGCCAACACTTTTCGAACGCCATCTTTCATGTGGTAGGCAACGACTGAGGGTTCGGACAAAACAATGCCCTTGCCTTTGACGTAGACCAGTGTGTTCGCGGTCCCGAGGTCGATCGCCATATCGGACGAAAAAAGATTGCCTAAGCCAAACATATCGGTGCCGTTCCCATAGATATTGCGCCCGCGACTCCCCACGGGAAATACCAGGGGTGCTAACGTCCATGATATATAGGGTGCGTGGGCATTGGGGGAAAGGGGGATTTGCGGATCGTTTAAGCGCTATTCCGCCATGATTTGGTCGAAAATATTGTCACTAGCGTGTTGGTCTTGCACATCATGTCGCAATGGCCCCAAGTCTTGACCGGCAAGCCCGCAGATTTCACGTGCGTGGCGCAGCGACGGCGAGCGCCGCTGCAGCCGTCTTATCTAAAACTACTCGCCCGCGTCTGTGTAGCGGATTTCGGGCGTATCCACCCCCGGCGCAGTTTTTTCGCGCCGGACCAAAAGGCGGTTCAGCGCATTGATGTAGGCCTTGGCGGATGCCACGACCGTATCGGTATCCGCGGACTGACCCGTGGCGATGCGCCCGTCTTCTTCCATCCTGACCGACACGGTCGCTTGCGCGTCAGTGCCTTCGGTCACGGCGTGGACCTGATACAATTGCAGGCGTGCGTCGTGTGCAAACAATGATTTGACTGCGTTGAACGTGGCATCTACCGGACCATCGCCCGTGGCAGATGTAGCGTGGTCTTTGCCGTCAATTTCCAGAACCATATCAGCTTTTTGCGGGCCGTTCATGCCGCAAATGACGGTCAGGTCTTTCAGCTTCAAACGGTCGTCTTCGGAGTTATTCTGGCGCACCAGTGCAATCAGGTCGTCATCAAAAACTTCCTTTTTGCGGTCGGCCAAATCCTTGAAACGCACGAACACATCTTTGAGTTCGTTGTCGCCCATCTCAAAGCCCAACACTGACAGTTTTGCCCGCAAAGCTGCGCGGCCCGAATGTTTGCCCAGCGGCAGGGTCGTGCCAGCCAGACCAACGTCCTCGGGGCGCATGACCTCGAACGTTTCACGGTTTTTCAGCATGCCGTCTTGGTGGATGCCGGATTCATGCGCAAAGGCGTTTTTGCCGACGATGGCCTTGTTGAACTGCACCGGGAAGCCGGACACTGTGGCGACGCGGCGCGAAATATTCATGATTTTGCGGGTGTTGACCTTGGTCTCGAACGGCATGATATCCTTACGGACCTTCAGCGCCATCACAACTTCTTCGAGGGCAGTGTTGCCCGCGCGTTCGCCCAAGCCATTGATTGTACATTCAATTTGGCGCGCACCACCCTGTACAGCAGCCAGAGAATTCGCCGTCGCCATACCCAGATCATTGTGGCAATGGGTTGAAAAGATCACGGTATCGGCGCTGTCCACTTCGGCGATCAGTCGCCTGATAAGACCCGCGGATTCAACGGGTTCCGTATATCCAACCGTATCGGGAATGTTGATCGTCGTCGCGCCTGCCTTGATCGCAATGTCGACTGTGCGTTTCAGAAAATCCCATTCCGTACGCGTCGCGTCCATGCTGGACCATTGCACGTTATCGCACAGGTTGCGGGCATGGGTGACGCAGTCGTGGATACGCTCTGCCATCTCGTCCATGTCGAGATTGGGAATGGCGCGGTGCAGCGGCGAGGTGCCGATGAACGTGTGGATACGCGGGCGTTGGCTGTGTTTCACAGCCTCCCAGCAGCGGTCGATGTCTTTGAAGCTGGCACGAGACAAGCCACAGATTTGCGCGGTTTTGCTGCGCTTTGCGATCTCGCTTACCGCGTTGAAATCCCCCTCGGATGCGATTGGGAACCCGGCCTCGATGATGTCGACACCCATTTCATCGAGCATCTCTGCGATCTCGACTTTTTCGTCGTGAGTCATGGTCGCGCCCGGGGATTGTTCGCCGTCGCGCAGGGTCGTATCGAAGATCAACACATGATCGGTCATTTTATTAATTCCTTGTTTTCCTTAGACTTTCTTGGCGCGTCCTACCCTCTGAGCGGTCGCGCCGAAAGGCACGCTCAGAGGCGACTAAGGAGGAGGCCTAGGAGGGCCTGAATATGAGCAATATACAACATGTGGCTGACTATACCCACACGGAGCAATTTGAAAAGGGTAGAGTTGTTAAAACTTGTGATGCGTGACTTGCAGAGTGTTTGAGTGGGGCGCTGCCCCCGCGCTGAGCGCTCCCCCAGGATATTTATGCGACAAAGGCAATTGGACTAATGTGTTGTTCGGGTTAGGTAAATGATTATGAAAAATGCATTGGTTATTGGCGCTTCGGGCGGAATTGGGTCTGCGCTAGTGCAGGAACTGGATGCGCGAGGCTATGCAGTTAAAGGCGTGTCGCGTTCTGATGGGTTGGATGTGACCAATCCAGAATCGGTGGCGCGGGTTTTGGGTGCGCTGACGGGGCCGTTCGAGGTGGTGTTTGTGGCCATTGGAACCTTGGCGGCGGGCGGTGCGCCGGAGAAGTCTTTGGCGGCAATTGATGCGCAGCGAATGGGTGAAATTTATGCGGTGAATGCCATTGGGCCCGCCTTGATATTGGCGCAACTGGAACGGCTGATTCCGCGCGATGGGCCTTGTTTTGTTGGGGTTTTGTCGGCGCGGGTTGGATCGATTGGCGACAACAAAATTGGCGGCTGGCATTCGTATCGTGCATCCAAGGCAGCGGCAAACCAGATTGTACGCGGGGCGGCGATCGAGCTAGGCCGCAAGCATAGCGGCGCGGTGATTGTCGCGTTGCACCCCGGCACTGTAGAGACAAATTTTACTGCAAATTATAAGGGCCACAAAATGGTACCTGCGCCGCAAGCGGCGGCAAATTTATGTGACGTCTTATTGGGATTAGATGCCAGTCAATCCGGTGGGTTCTTTGATTATGCCGGCGTCGCAGTGGCGTGGTGATCCGCGTTCAAAGAGGCGCGCACGGGCGAAATTAGCGGTTTTGTACAAAATATTTCGGGCGAGTTATCGGTTTGTACAAAACTATTTGGTATAGATTTGGTTAATGGGCCGAGGATTGCCGTGGGTATTGAGTTTTGAAAGTTAACAGAACATGACCCCGCGCTGGGCGAGGAGCTGGGCGTCATGTGCGCCGCGTTTGTGGGCATGCAAGGCCGGATTGATCCGCCGTCGTCGCTGGGTGATCTGACGGTGGAGCGGTTGTCGCAGACTGCATCAGAGGCCGAGGTTTGGGTGGCAACCACAAAAGCTCAAACGACTGAATTTGGGCTCATCGCGGGTACGGTGATCCTGACGCCGAAAGACAAGGTGCTTTGCGTTGGCAAACTCGCCGTGCGGAACCGCCGTACGGGTTTCGGTCGAGCATTGATGGCACTCGCCGAAGAGCGGTCACAGGCGCAGGGGTTTGGGTGGCTTGAACTGCAAAGCCGGGTGGAGTTGGTTGAGGTCCATGCCGTGTTCAAGGCGCTTGGGTTTCGCGAGATCGGACGGACCACGCACGCGGGATATGTCAGGCCGACGTCGATTTTGTTTCGTAAAAGGGTTGGGTGAATTTGGCGAAGGTCGGGTTTGAGCCCACTTTACTGTTTTTCTGTGTTACAACGTGTGACCGCTATGCGCACTCGCAACCGTGCGAAGCGGAAAGCATCAGGGTGCGAATAGTTCGGCTGGAACACTATTGCGAAACACATCCAACCACCCCACTGAATTAAAATTCAGAAAATGAAATCAATCGAGTATATCATGTCAAAATCATTCATCGCAGCGTCAGTACTGGCGCTCAAACTTTCCACCCCTGTCCTTGCCGATCCAGCACTGGGCTTTGGTCTTAACTTCACATTCGGAAATGGCAGCGTGAACACTGGCGTTGGCGTCCGCGCTTTTTCAGATGACGAGCAGTACAAGGGCGCCGCGTCGGTTGGTCTTGATTAGTAACTCCCAAGCACCCCAGCCGATAACGGGTTTTTGTCAGTTTTGATGTTTGAATCCAAGGTCTCCTTGGTTATTAGGCGCATGAATTTTCTGTTGTGGTCTGAATTTCGTGGCGCTGTGACGATTTCTCTGAATCATTGGTGGAATGGACCAAGTTACTGCTCTTGAACAACTCCTCGCCACGGCTCTGCGCAGGATCGCCGAGTTGGAAGCCGCGTTGGCGAGCATGGCGCAAGAGAATGCGGATCTGCGGCGTCAGTTGGCCAAGAACAGCAGTAATAGCAGCAAGCCGCCTTCGAGTGATGGGTTGAAGAAGCCGGTACCGCGTAGCCTGCGTGGTAAGTCCGGTAAGAAAAGTGGTGGCCAAGTTGGCCACCGAGGCGACACCCTACGTCAGACAGCAACGCCTGACTTTGTGGAGCGACATGAGGCTGAGGCCTGTGGCACCTGTCAGCATGGCTTGACGGCTGGGATGATCAAGGCGGTGGAGAGGCGTCAGGTTTATGACATACCGGTGCCGCGTCTGGAGGTCACAGAGCATCAGGCAGCGATTTATTGTTGTGGCCATTGCCGAGCCACGACGACAGCCACCTTTCCCGATGGCGTGAATGCACACGTGCAATACGGTAAGCGCATTCGGGCGGCGGCGGTCTACTGCAATGTTCAGCAGCTGATCCCCGAGGATCGGGTCTGCCAACTCCTGCGTGATTTGTTTGGTGCCACCAGCCTATGCGCGGCCAGCGTGACCAACTGGGTGAACGGCACAGCGCGTACCTTGGGTGGCGTCGTCGAACACATTCTGGCCCGGCTCAATGAAGGCGGCGTTCGGCATCTGGATGAGACCGGACTTCGTGTTGATGGTAAGCTGCACTGGCTGCACTCAATCAGCGATCTCGCCTTCACGCATTATCGCATCAGCGCCAAGCGCGGTGCTGTTCCATCCTTCCTGACCGGCGGGACAATTGTTCATGACCACTGGAAGTCCTATTACGCCCATATGAGTGGGGTGGACGCGCACGCCCTGTGCGGGGCGCATCATTTACGGGAACTCAAGGCCATCGAAGAAATCGAAAAGGAGCCGTGGGCGTGCGCGATGAGCGTGCTGCTCAACAGCGCCAATCAGCTCAAGTGCGCGGCTCAGGGGCGAGGCGAGACCGAACTCCCCACGTCGGTTCACCACGACATCCTCACCAAATACATGGCGATCCTCACCGAGGGCCTCGCCTTCCATGAGCGACAAGACCCACTGGCTAGACGCACTGGTGCGCGAGGCCGAAAAGCCAGGCGGCCAGGCCATAACCTTCTGGTCCGCTTGCGCGACTACCGTGATGACGTCCTAAGGTTCCTTACGGACTTCACAGTTCCCTTCACCAACAATCAGGCCGAACGGGACCTGCGCATGATGAAGTTGCGCATGAAAATCTCGGGAACTTTCCGCACCCTCGAGGGCGCGCAGGTCTTCGCTGACATCAGATCCGTCATCTCGACGGTCAGAAAACACGGGGGCAATATCCTCGAAACACTCACCCTATCACCACAACAGATCATCGCTCGGCTCTAACGTCGCAAGGGCAACACAAAACCCGATATCCGATGGGGTCCTTGGGAGTTACCTTGATTATATGTTTGGCAGCCAAAGCTGGCGCGGTTCCCTCGGTGCGGCTTACATGATGGACAACAGCTATATCGAGCTGAACGGCGGCTATGACTTTAACAACGGCGGGTTTGACTTTGGCATTGGTGGCGGTTGGGCGAACACGACCGATGGCGACGCCGCGCCGGTTGAAGAGTCCCCAAGGGAAGGAGGTGCCTGATGGTTTTTTACTATACTCCTGCGCCTGAATTGACCTGACGATTTTGGGCCTGCGATTCACTTCGTCGCATGGCCAAAGGCGGTTCAGTCTGTATTTTGAGTTTATGAGCAAGCAATACAAAACAGTCTCCTTATCCGACGAGCAGCGCATAGCACTTGAAGCGCTTTGCCGCCGCCGCAAAGTTGACGCCCTTGTTTGGAAACGGGCGCGCGCGTTTCTTCTTTTGGACGCAGGAGAAGACGCCGGAACGGTTTGCCGGATTTTGGATATTGGCCCGACAGTTTTGACGGAGTGGCGATTTGCCTTTGCCGGTGCGGGACTATCGTTTTTCGGTCTGAAGGACTACAGCCAGCGTCAGGGTCATTTGTCCGTCGTGCAAGAGCAGGCGGTGAGAGCCCATTTCACCGCGCAGCCTGCCCGCAATGCCGATGAGGTCTGTGCCTATGTTCTAGCCGAGTGCGACCAAAACTACAGCACGTCGGGAGCCGCCAAGCTGATGCGCCGCCTGGGGTTCGCGTATAAGAAACCACAATTGCTGCCTGCACAGGCCGATGAAGCCAAGCAGGCTGCGTTTATTGCCAAATATGAGGCCCTGATGAACGGGTTGGCCGCAGATGAGATGGTTGTCTTTTCGGACGCTGTCCACCCCGAACACCAGAGCCGCCCCGCCCATGGTTGGTTTCCCAAGGGGCAAAAGACGGCCCTGAAGGCGACATCAGGGCGCAAGCGGCTCAACATTCAGGGCGCGCTTGACCTTGAGACTTTCCAGGTCACCTTTGTGGAAGGCGAGAAGATCAATGCCCAGACAACCCGACAGATGCTGGAAAAGTTGGAACGCAACAACCAAACCAAGACGGCCATCCACGTCTTTGTCGACAATGCCCGCTATCATCATGCCAAGATACTACAGCCATGGCTGGACAGCCCAGAACGTCGGGTGAAGTTGCATTTCTTGCCAGCATATGCCCCGCACCTCAACCCGATCGAGCGTCTTTGGGGTGTTATGCACAAATGGGTCACCCACAATCGGCACTATGCAACGTTCAACCAATTCACAGAGGCCATTTTCGACTTCTTCCGCAAGACCCTGCCAGAAAAATGGCCAGAGTTCCGCGACACCGTCACCGACAACTTCCGCGTCATATCGCTCAAGGAATACAAAGTGATTTGAGGGGAAAACCTCAGGTCAATTCAGGCGCGGGAGTATAGATGCTGATGGAAAGGTAAATGTGTGGAACCAAAATGCAGAAAGTATTACCAGGTATGATAAGCGCGAGGTAATGGGGCGAAACCTTGTTTCGAACTTCATCTCAAGAAAATATAGAGATTCAGTAGGTAAGGTCCTCTCTGACGCGCTTAATGGTAAGGAAACTGCAAATTTTGAATTTCCGTTGTTCAGTAAGTCAGGAGAGCAGATCGATGTTTTGCTCAATTCAACGACACGGCGCAATGCCTCTGGTGAAGCTGTTGGTGTCATCGGTGTGGGTCAGGATGTCACCGAACAAAAGAGGGCCAATGATCTCATCTGGAAGCAAGCCCATTACGACATCCTGACCGGACTGCCGAACCGGCGAATGGCCAGAGATAGGCTGGAAGAGACAATTAAGAAGTCGCGCCGCACCGGTTTACCGTTTGCGCTTTTGATGTTGGATATTGATCGTTTTAAAGAAGTGAACGACGCGCTGGGACATGCGCAAGGGGACTTATTACTGGTTGAAATCGGGCGTCGAATCACCAAATGTGTGCGTGAATCTGATACCGTTTCCCGCTTGGGCGGCGACGAATTTGCCATTATCCTGTCCGACCTAGAGCAGATCGAAAAATCTGGACATGTAGCCCAGAAAATTATTGAGGCGCTGGCAATGCCGTTTCGACTGGGAGATAATACGTCCTTTGTGTCAGCCAGTATGGGTATTACCCTGTCTCCGAACGATGCGGTTGATTCTGATACGCTCAGGGTGAACGCCGATGAGGCGATGTATCTTGCCAAAAAATCAGGAGGCAACCGCGTTTGCCACTACACAAAGGCTTTGCGCAAATCCAACGAAACGCGCAGGCGTATGCTCAGTGATTTGCGCGGCGCACTGCTGAAAAAACAGATCAAAGTTCAGTATCAGCCCATCGTTGAAATTGCGACGGGCAAGATTTTCAAGGCCGAGGCGCTGATGCGCTGGCAGCACCCTGAATTTGGTGTGGTCGAGCCCAAACGATTCATACCACTGGCTGAAGAATCAGGGCTTATTCATGAATTGGGCGACTGGATATTCCAAGAGGCGACGCGCGAGGTCGCGCGCTGGAGGGAGCTGTTTGACCCGAAATTTCAGGTGAGTGTGAATGTGTCGCCCGTACAGTTTCGTCAGAACGGGAAAAGTCACGAACCGTTGTGGATCAGGCATTTGCGTCGAGAGGATTTGTCCGGACGAAGTCTTATCGTTGAAATCACCGAAGGTGTTTTGGTCAAAGCTGAGATGAGCGTTAAAGAAAATCTTCTGTTATTGCGAAAAGCGGGCATTCAGGTGGCGTTGGATGATTTCGGCACAGGGTATTCATCGCTGGCCTACTTGAAGACATTCGACATCGACTACCTCAAGATCGATCAGTCTTTTGTGCGAAACATGGGGGCCGATACTGACGATCAGGCCCTGTGTGAGGGGATTATTGTCATGGCGCATAAACTTGGACTGAAGGTGATCGCGGAGGGGGGGGAGACCGAAAAGCAGCTATCTATACTTGAATCGTTCGGGTGCGACTATGCCCAAGGCTGGTTGTATTCAAAGGCTGTCACGGCCGAGAATTTGGAGATCATTTTGCAAAAGCAAGCCGATGCGGCGTTGCCGGTTTCCGGACGCGCGCTCACCCCCACCGGTTGAGATACCCACAAACCTGCTGGTCGGGACGCTGACCTAGGTTCAGGCTTTGGCGACATTACCGAGCAGCGTTTCATAAATTCCAATCAGCGTGTCCGCTTCTTTCTCCAACGTAAAGTTTGCAACCACATGGGCGCGCGCCGCGGTCGACCAGCGGGGGAGGATTGCCGGATCGGACAATGCGCTGTCTAAAGCGTTGCTCATCGCTGCGATATCATCACGCGGGATCAAACGGCCAGTTTCGCCATTAACGATCAATTCTTCGAACGCACCGACGCGCGTGGCAATCACTGGCACGCCGCAGGCCATGGCCTCCAAGGGGGTCAGGCCAAAGCCTTTCCAGCGTTGCGGCGCAATAAACAGATCCAGCGCTTAATACCATTCAGGGATCGCGTCCACGGTCACCTCGCCGCAAAAACGGATGCGATCAGTCAGACCCGCTGCGGAGATTTTATCTTTCAAACCTTGCTCAAACGCGGTGTGGTCTTTCGTGGCGCGGCCAAGGATTATGCCTGTGATATCAGGGTGACTGGCCAGATTTGCCAAAACTGCATCCACAAATACGTCAGTGCCTTTTTGGGCGCGGATACGGCCAAAGCAGCCGATGAGCCGTCCGTCAGGCAAGCCAAGGTGCGCACGCAGGTCGCTTTTATCAGCGGGGTAGAACTGTGCGGGATCAATGCCATGATGCACCACGGTGGCGGGCTTGGCTAAATAGGCGGCCCCTTTGGCAGACGTTGCGACAACGGCATCCATGTGTGAAATCAGCCATTTGGTATAACCGGAATGTTCGCGCTGTGAGGCTGAGGTGAACAGCAGTTTCCAGTTCTTGCGCAGCACGACCTTAAACCCAAGCCCCAACAACATCTTAACATTGCGCCGCGCGTGCCAGACGCGCAGCGGTTCGCGGGCCAGCAAGGCCACGCGGGTCAAGGAGATGTGCGGCGTGTTTGCGGGCAATCCTGGTCCTGTGGCCTTGATTGCAATTTTGCAGGCTTGCAGCGGCACCAACCGCGCAATCGTGGCCGTGACACCTGACAGGCGTTTCTTAAGGTTCGGGGCAATGACAATCGGGTCGGTCATGGGCGAAAATCCAGTGCAATTAAAATCATGCGGCGTTGGGCGACGCCGACGTAGCGCAGGGATCGCACCGCCATGCGGACTTGGCTGAGAATACGACGCTGTCGAAAGCGGGCTTGTTGTTTTTCGGAAAACGCAGACATATCCGGTTTGGGCTGGCTAAGCGGCGCAGATGACACCTGAATGGGGGCAGGGAGGGGTGTGGTGATTTGCCGACGTATTTGGCGCGATTGCGGACCTCAAGATTGATATGGTCGATGCCAGTTCCAGTCTTAATGGTGGTCAGAAATTGTGGCGTTTGCGCCGACAGCAAAGCGTCGTCTTCAAAAACTAAACAAGGGTCATCTTCTGCGGCAATCAGTGCCCAAACGGATCGGTGTGACGCATACAACGCCTTTTCGATTTGGCGCATGGGCCGTTCCCACATCGCCCAGCTTAGATCGTCGCTCGGCGGTGACAGCGTGTCCGGCGTGATCGCGTCTACCCGTTCATAGATCAGCCCAAACCGCGAGAGTTGCGCATCTTGAAACGCCATTCGCGTCGTGGCCGTGGCGACATTGATCACGCGAATTTTCAATTTTTCGGTCCGTTTTCAAACAGGTCCAGATATTGATCCACAATGCCACGCTTGGAAAACAGAGCTTGGATTCAAACATCAAGTGCAACGGTTGATTTGAAGGCCGCGATTTCGTCGGCCATGGCTTCAGCGGGTGTTCTCCATCCGAGGGTTTTTCTCGGACGGTTGTTCATCAGGTTTGCAACGTCGTTCAGCCATGTTTGGCTTGCACCGTTCAGGTCAGTTCCTTTGGGCATGAACTGACGCAGCAGTC
This window contains:
- a CDS encoding SDR family NAD(P)-dependent oxidoreductase, with protein sequence MKNALVIGASGGIGSALVQELDARGYAVKGVSRSDGLDVTNPESVARVLGALTGPFEVVFVAIGTLAAGGAPEKSLAAIDAQRMGEIYAVNAIGPALILAQLERLIPRDGPCFVGVLSARVGSIGDNKIGGWHSYRASKAAANQIVRGAAIELGRKHSGAVIVALHPGTVETNFTANYKGHKMVPAPQAAANLCDVLLGLDASQSGGFFDYAGVAVAW
- a CDS encoding GNAT family N-acetyltransferase, encoding MCAAFVGMQGRIDPPSSLGDLTVERLSQTASEAEVWVATTKAQTTEFGLIAGTVILTPKDKVLCVGKLAVRNRRTGFGRALMALAEERSQAQGFGWLELQSRVELVEVHAVFKALGFREIGRTTHAGYVRPTSILFRKRVG
- a CDS encoding rod shape-determining protein — translated: MFGLGNLFSSDMAIDLGTANTLVYVKGKGIVLSEPSVVAYHMKDGVRKVLAVGEDAKLMLGRTPGSIQAIRPMREGVIADFDTAEEMIKHFIRKVHKRSTFSKPKIIVCVPHGATPVEKRAIRQSVLSAGARRAGLIAEPIAAAIGAGMPITDPTGNMVVDIGGGTTEVAVLSLGDIVYARSVRVGGDRMDEAIISYLRRQHNLLIGEATAERIKTSIGTARMPDDGRGQSMMIRGRDLLNGVPKETEISQAQVAEALAEPVQQICEAVMTALEATPPDLAADIVDRGVMLTGGGALLGELDLALREQTGLAVSVADESLNCVAMGTGKALEYEHQLRHVIDYDS
- the mreC gene encoding rod shape-determining protein MreC, producing the protein MARDRQQTEDFVSPVRRLLVGMLVLFMFATFLIWRIDNPRVERFRMMVIDAVVPNFDWAMSPVTGVMNLLSDFQSYQRLAQQNSDLRRELQDMKSWREAAIQLDQENARLRDLINVQLDPQLTRITGVVLADSGSPFRQSVLLNVGARDGILDGWPAMDGIGLVGRISGVGNETSRVILVTDTSSQIPVTIQPSGQRAILSGDNTINPLLQFIEDPDQVTPGDRIVTSGDGGVFPADLLVGQLARGTDGRPRARLSADLERIEFLRVLRSQPTARIEEAGALLAPLAAPVLPIAADQDGEVGVSEDGSDG
- a CDS encoding 2-isopropylmalate synthase, translating into MTDHVLIFDTTLRDGEQSPGATMTHDEKVEIAEMLDEMGVDIIEAGFPIASEGDFNAVSEIAKRSKTAQICGLSRASFKDIDRCWEAVKHSQRPRIHTFIGTSPLHRAIPNLDMDEMAERIHDCVTHARNLCDNVQWSSMDATRTEWDFLKRTVDIAIKAGATTINIPDTVGYTEPVESAGLIRRLIAEVDSADTVIFSTHCHNDLGMATANSLAAVQGGARQIECTINGLGERAGNTALEEVVMALKVRKDIMPFETKVNTRKIMNISRRVATVSGFPVQFNKAIVGKNAFAHESGIHQDGMLKNRETFEVMRPEDVGLAGTTLPLGKHSGRAALRAKLSVLGFEMGDNELKDVFVRFKDLADRKKEVFDDDLIALVRQNNSEDDRLKLKDLTVICGMNGPQKADMVLEIDGKDHATSATGDGPVDATFNAVKSLFAHDARLQLYQVHAVTEGTDAQATVSVRMEEDGRIATGQSADTDTVVASAKAYINALNRLLVRREKTAPGVDTPEIRYTDAGE